One part of the Candidatus Paceibacterota bacterium genome encodes these proteins:
- a CDS encoding FAD-binding protein, with protein MKKEYIVHDHIVQTITEQIRNWQKGDQKKKLRFKHGSTNTTRSQQQNFEYIDTTSLNHVLEINTEEKWALVEPNVPMDFLVEETLKYGLVPAVVMEFPGITVGGGVQGAALESSSFKFGQFNDTCVEYELITGDGRVIKASENQNSDLFYGISSSYGTLAIVTLVKLRLIVAKPYVKLSYRFFNDEKSTVDCLREESKRETNDYLEGIIFSPKSAVVIKGIFSETAEGDIKTFNHQTDPWFYRHVKKILENGKEYSDYVPIKEYLFRYNRGAFWMGEYALAIFHIPSTALNRIIFDRFLNTRKLYERLHVANVSQNYLIQDFYYPFDKAMEYLDFNSREMEIYPVWLCPIKATGTAQKLSPHYSTKDTHLLNIGIYGQSKKFLKRGVVERNRQVEIFAEKNNARKMFYAQSYYPKDEFWKIYDYSWYLDLRKKYGALNVFPEIWEKIFVSELYKPKVVTGLLGHALKGAMKKIRIV; from the coding sequence ATGAAAAAAGAATACATCGTCCACGACCATATAGTTCAGACTATTACAGAACAGATTCGCAACTGGCAGAAAGGCGATCAGAAGAAAAAACTTCGCTTTAAACATGGCAGTACCAACACCACCCGTTCTCAACAACAAAATTTTGAATATATAGACACTACCTCGCTGAATCATGTCTTAGAAATAAACACCGAAGAAAAATGGGCCTTAGTCGAACCTAATGTACCAATGGATTTTTTGGTGGAGGAGACGCTCAAATATGGTCTTGTTCCAGCAGTCGTCATGGAGTTTCCGGGCATTACTGTGGGCGGGGGAGTTCAGGGAGCGGCACTAGAAAGTTCCTCTTTTAAATTTGGTCAATTTAATGACACCTGTGTTGAATATGAACTTATCACGGGTGATGGGAGGGTAATAAAAGCTTCTGAGAATCAAAACTCCGATCTCTTTTATGGAATCTCAAGTTCTTATGGAACATTGGCTATTGTAACTTTGGTAAAATTGCGGCTCATTGTGGCAAAACCTTATGTAAAACTTTCGTATCGTTTTTTTAATGATGAAAAAAGCACGGTCGATTGTTTGAGGGAAGAATCGAAGCGAGAGACCAATGATTATCTTGAAGGCATTATTTTTTCACCGAAAAGCGCAGTTGTTATAAAAGGAATTTTTTCAGAAACTGCCGAGGGTGATATCAAAACATTTAATCACCAAACTGATCCGTGGTTTTATCGCCATGTGAAAAAGATTCTAGAAAACGGTAAAGAATATTCTGATTACGTTCCGATCAAGGAGTATCTTTTTAGATATAATCGAGGAGCTTTTTGGATGGGGGAATATGCTCTTGCCATATTTCACATACCAAGCACGGCATTGAATCGCATTATATTCGACAGATTCCTGAATACTCGAAAGCTGTATGAGCGTTTGCACGTAGCGAACGTCTCTCAAAACTATCTTATCCAGGATTTCTATTACCCATTCGATAAAGCAATGGAATATCTCGATTTCAATAGTCGTGAGATGGAAATTTACCCAGTGTGGCTTTGCCCTATAAAGGCAACAGGAACTGCACAAAAACTTTCTCCTCACTATTCAACAAAAGATACGCATTTACTCAATATCGGTATTTACGGACAGTCGAAAAAGTTTTTGAAAAGAGGTGTGGTAGAGCGGAACAGGCAGGTAGAAATTTTTGCTGAGAAAAATAATGCACGGAAAATGTTCTATGCCCAGTCATATTATCCAAAAGATGAGTTTTGGAAAATATATGATTATTCTTGGTATTTGGATCTTCGCAAGAAATACGGTGCTTTGAATGTATTCCCAGAAATTTGGGAGAAAATTTTCGTATCGGAATTGTATAAACCCAAAGTGGTGACGGGACTTTTGGGCCATGCTCTGAAAGGTGCTATGAAAAAGATTAGGATAGTCTAG